In a genomic window of Rhodothermaceae bacterium:
- a CDS encoding IS1380 family transposase: MTSTTEPLFSLPFNRSILVKADSRHQTSSDAGMLLMRSVMDRTGILECLTDRLSDPRNPDRVKHPLGALLLQGQLQLIQGWDGLWAEPLRTDPVFGAATSLQRGDGVVNSDRPMASQSTLSRRLGILGIKENRAVLEAALQKLSIEHLRVRNGGNRLDEVVIDVDAMPIEVHGTQSGSAYNGHYKDTIFLPLFATCAESGDVLGAQLRPGTQREVTDCADFIVSHHDAVKKHAAERVRIRMDAGFNSGALYTRLENEGIHYLMRLKKNSVLERMAAPYLTHRALETTYHELRYQAQSWECPRRVIPVVRPRPMELFDRFYFLITNLSPTQSTGQELATTYRRRGKAEMHQGEIKAVSTWSLSSSPRPKSHYRETPIERPPLSHNDADAAPIRPENIVRLFLYLLTYQLLHIARELFHAAAPPMEAAPQADRQVPAPSESRLDESGELVPTMGASATGEAPAPPDPVEAEAPRLHLHSFRLYLLKIGATLARHGRYAIFSIAKSAEPMWQRFWDHFQPLRWYVIPDF; this comes from the coding sequence ATGACCTCGACAACGGAGCCTCTTTTTTCTCTTCCTTTTAACCGTTCAATCCTAGTGAAAGCGGACAGTCGCCACCAGACGAGTTCGGATGCGGGTATGTTGCTGATGCGGTCGGTGATGGATCGAACGGGGATTCTTGAATGTTTGACGGATCGGTTGTCCGATCCCCGGAATCCCGATCGCGTCAAGCACCCGTTGGGGGCGTTGCTGTTGCAGGGACAGCTGCAGTTGATCCAGGGGTGGGATGGTTTGTGGGCGGAGCCATTGCGTACGGATCCTGTATTTGGTGCGGCCACGAGTTTGCAACGCGGGGATGGGGTGGTCAATTCAGATCGTCCCATGGCCTCGCAGTCAACCTTGTCGCGCCGGTTGGGGATCCTTGGCATCAAGGAGAACCGCGCCGTCTTGGAGGCCGCGCTTCAGAAGCTGTCCATCGAGCATCTGCGGGTCCGCAACGGGGGGAACCGCCTCGATGAAGTGGTCATTGATGTGGATGCGATGCCGATCGAGGTCCACGGCACCCAGTCTGGAAGCGCGTATAACGGGCATTACAAGGATACGATTTTCTTGCCGTTGTTTGCAACCTGCGCAGAGAGTGGAGATGTGCTGGGCGCCCAGTTGCGTCCGGGCACGCAGCGCGAAGTCACCGATTGCGCGGACTTCATTGTGTCCCACCATGATGCGGTCAAAAAGCATGCAGCCGAACGCGTCCGGATTCGAATGGATGCGGGCTTCAACAGTGGTGCCCTGTATACACGGTTGGAGAACGAAGGGATCCACTATCTGATGCGTCTGAAAAAGAATTCGGTACTGGAACGGATGGCGGCCCCGTATCTGACCCATCGCGCGTTGGAGACGACGTACCACGAATTGCGCTATCAAGCGCAGTCGTGGGAGTGTCCGCGTCGGGTGATCCCGGTGGTGCGGCCGCGTCCCATGGAATTATTTGACCGATTCTATTTTTTGATCACGAATCTTTCCCCCACGCAGTCAACGGGACAGGAGTTGGCGACAACGTACCGTCGGCGAGGGAAGGCCGAGATGCATCAGGGCGAGATCAAGGCGGTGAGTACGTGGTCGCTTTCTTCGTCTCCACGACCGAAGTCGCATTACCGCGAGACCCCGATTGAGCGACCGCCGCTGTCCCACAACGATGCGGACGCTGCGCCAATCCGTCCCGAAAATATCGTACGTCTGTTTCTCTACCTTCTGACCTACCAGCTTCTTCACATCGCACGGGAACTCTTTCATGCGGCTGCACCGCCAATGGAGGCGGCACCGCAGGCGGATCGACAGGTCCCCGCGCCCTCGGAGTCGCGGTTGGACGAATCCGGGGAGTTGGTGCCCACAATGGGGGCGTCTGCAACGGGGGAGGCCCCCGCGCCCCCGGACCCGGTCGAGGCCGAAGCACCTCGTCTGCATCTTCATTCCTTTCGCCTGTATCTGCTGAAGATCGGCGCAACGCTCGCACGCCATGGTCGCTATGCAATATTTTCTATCGCCAAGTCCGCAGAGCCGATGTGGCAGCGGTTTTGGGATCATTTTCAACCGTTGCGATGGTATGTGATCCCCGACTTCTGA
- a CDS encoding DUF1801 domain-containing protein, with the protein MAKRQRPSTVEKYISAAPNEALPHLHKLRKILRSVVPEAQEVIKWGTPFFVEPRFLFAYSTHKSHINFSPHSACLAPFHEELANYKTTKYSLQIPYDEPLMEDLIRRMAEYCVGYVSEREDQSFW; encoded by the coding sequence CGACCCAGCACGGTCGAGAAATATATTTCGGCAGCTCCGAATGAAGCACTGCCACATTTACACAAGCTTCGTAAAATTCTTCGAAGTGTTGTCCCAGAAGCCCAAGAGGTAATCAAATGGGGGACCCCCTTCTTCGTGGAGCCCCGTTTCTTGTTTGCCTACTCTACGCATAAATCGCACATAAATTTTTCGCCGCACAGTGCATGTCTCGCGCCTTTCCATGAGGAACTGGCAAACTACAAAACCACAAAGTACAGCCTACAGATCCCCTATGATGAGCCCCTTATGGAGGATTTAATTCGAAGGATGGCAGAATACTGTGTCGGGTATGTGAGTGAGCGGGAAGACCAGAGCTTCTGGTAA